The following proteins come from a genomic window of Venturia canescens isolate UGA chromosome 4, ASM1945775v1, whole genome shotgun sequence:
- the LUBEL gene encoding E3 ubiquitin-protein ligase lubel isoform X5 yields the protein MAISNPSTRLRMARTMPHWVMEQQQQQQQQPGKSTQEGSSGSRRVPTPPRSPPPSLTGDCGDPDYEVIEFPVRSQNSTNPNISRSPLSTAAKSSSSELKNASVVSSNNSNAQKCALCGTKNLFARCDTCKEFYCETCDDVNHKHPKRRGHTRRRIVIQSQEKSGAMSQDGGFRTRPPLPPKGEAHANPPPVPPPRRNRRNTQGRSSINQEIAKQVSLNDKHGSMKRTSSSMQTRPLPSTPNSSSTLTSTRSAQSLVNPATPESSGMDKMSTLQERYRRYQEAMRAQDANRRRLPNSPHPENNKDTMTVPRPLSLTSPRNSFTASPTPPPPPPRNMMQSASVCDLSSPHIWNPAAMQQAQSVAHLGPRGMPMIWYPPVNPWDAPVGGSTMSLNHPPIQWAYPMGYSSQQMLPPHYPGNLSRGHSPARSVKSGRRSRAPSPSPSLKSRKSLASRSRSRRSPDSHSDASSEESDDSSDFDDRLSRSSRNLRRNSHSKSRHRIYQDDDDNRSLVSKSRHGKWRSEDRINGADSKRWSGSSMDKKRDSSVSSRNYDYEDVELRGGGGGMRSHRQSETEDDRRSRNRASSFSEDSRSSLRRNSSGLVGSRKSSEKFDSREGRNRSRQQSETEEDRKSIGRSSKLDDLTTGTNSEARKNWLKNENGSGRDRGRRRRSSIEEEALERRSAVVPRSRVNSSSEDYNERNSSSRNVRKIDEGLASLNRRPMSSRRNSTTTSEHEDVREAIKSRSPARSLKKAPSSDEPEVKRDLPTKPVAARRQMPPMSPPKVVNDRELDSRKNSKLSSSPSPVIVNAETVNQFKATKSSAKLDEKTVDAIRNGTEITDIKKKLSEPEETTDNLNDVGEEWPCEHCTFINEAREKVCAVCCKTRSSALPSPSIEDEQNPPNTSISNPSPELRDKPIGSLIKISNSEESGDSANTGNGKEEFSAANEESETEEVFDFDEKNDSSLTETNIHSSLNEGASSKKIELKTTSTSTSPIREIFATTNQTSSASNTVPSGSTHPEVVQKKDETPVNSSISPTSKSAENQTGNATANHVAVSIERGTSPPPQSISTQTYDVLPLKSNQSMRRSNLFLNREDSDSEEGSRFINSPDLYPRHSQHQQQHPQHHYLVQPTSSHCTRRNSIDSTSQLYYHSREPSQHRYVPDTPTSGIIQPSFSTITRQGLELVELLREAEKYGFSADDIQVALAQGATDPVDWLNRQWPHLIETVQVLVTTRGKEMPDSADDVGILSPGEAKEYLRLSKGDVWSAVARAIQQRQRKCADIMTRGNFTMIEVVKALNDNAGNEEAALLELQKNQLKPFLMRIWGPPSGVENEEAAPRLDAAVAIGDLTPEIGERVPDGSDKEAKKQVMSSVVDDFVALQASFQQQLRRPSDESSRLSKGDASTASLGNNPNDLFSSNCDRNNVSETTKLSSSTTNEMVVAKALETATKSTSVTVKTQEKQDVGSVQNDELRSTIVADEINDTKQTPSDDSEIQGPIKNETSNIDRGEKIMRITQEPLNELKTDAPSAQSTISIDNVDKTKSVDQVTVEQLLSAVKGLPEQLIGPLTVALQGISPKNVADTAPIPTSALSANEKSENLEVPKNDDSIEKPMENQSFSVGDDDPSKNTAIEQSRLTNNDEIDRNREIAEKVEKIESANKTTNGTKVESTMTKRSEIYFETSVPKVKVESLTETIVPITKAFETNGIGSTTDKIDPSRLTENVENVVPDINVETLTRTIIPMVAAQSDKENYENIGRPNLNEFVQEIESISEINLGSLNKKIVSTEKALYRKDINESIEDVKPNNVSENTENADTEVGTVSPSQKIIPTVGAGQTVFHLESEQVETNNNPEKIVIGSFAEEKTLGITQIDEKLVSEPENFSSINACANEFGPRVADSLREDPALSGRCPTTSLAHTFELKVTGSPTVAVNDCPPSCSEKPFEIRAELPRKETPKSFPSDRSLKLQKPLSKAMCHVKSRPRSPIKRFFTKRVPIRSIKKSVPVTRKVAVLYGSLPKNTATTKAKEAAEQITKNSSTVNKTLEESKSRVPEPKSLASKGPEVPGTSKVPKKLIEVTKAGSDRLATKNTPEDSKTKCTESDVAKAKVQTIEKKTTNIPTKIAREGEESANAKTQSAEKTKKTNPVGSPPKSRAASKIPVFKGTPKVAAQNVSVASQKYINVRVSEPPKASGSTLRMVKRISPPKKPVAGPLAVRQIIIHENVNGIEKVQTLGVKVTDERLVDAENSKNIKLASSTPVENPVGGVDRPTAKDDLEKIAESRDPKQEENRAASEVSEAIENCQDDSEASEYSEAEDILPAETLEIDESEDSEGHSVISEISRNSSEQDSSDDITDAELMLQKTLDGIKSVLSDSESEEHSGAEDRSEGDENSEDAEEYSESDEAEAVSGSDSEIYEDQEEIEREEENEEEAEKAEDEEEERSEESESVEELPSVIEILIADRAPKTEEAEMRHETEEVPGESKNQKDRPDVPESSSKKQNFEQSANVETAKTKIIQKAKLANGKTVKGLRVSEPEVIVEKKIPTKRFSIVASYVQQFEGEIPRVEKTNTTKIPELKPDNSPKNERERTARRLLAEGRVSNYDEAEIAASLLILDFNDNEAIQAAKECPSVESAIAFLQQECELCTGRFAVSRMISMLKCIHRCCNDCAKNYFTIQISDRNIMDAVCPFCKEPDLKDASEDDVLEYFSILDIQLKSLLDPPIHELFQRKLRDRTLMKDPNFKWCAQCSSGFYANPNQKRLICPDCQSVTCAFCRRPWEKQHEGTTCEQFAAWKDENDPDNQAAGLAKHMDDNGIDCPKCKFRYSLSRGGCMHFTCNQCKYEFCCGCGKSFLMGAKCSVSPYCAKLGLHAHHPRNCLFYLRDKEPAQLQRLLHENGIEYDTTNPTSERKCKIQLQKETPTGVVDAVCNLDVVEDHAGLCRQHYIEYLTGLVLKGKLDPVGIFDLNDAKQELRRRGKVPPVKGGAKRNTFGMIMRPEERKPIAGTHV from the exons ATGGCCATCTCGAATCCCTCAACTCGTTTGCGAATGGCTCGTACGATGCCCCATTGGGTGATG gaacagcaacagcagcagcagcagcagccagGAAAATCGACGCAGGAAGGTTCATCGGGATCCCGACGAGTACCGACGCCCCCAAGATCGCCGCCACCTTCGTTGACCGGAGATTGTGGTGACCCGGATTACGAGGTCATCGAGTTTCCGGTCCGATCGCAGAACTCCACGAACCCGAACATATCGAGAAGCCCGTTATCAACGGCAGCGAAAAGCTCAAGCTCCGAGCTGAAGAACGCCTCGGTGGTATCATCGAACAACTCGAACGCTCAAAAATGCGCTCTCTGTGGCACAAAGAATTTATTCGCTCGATGCGACACGTGCAAAGAGTTTTATTGCGAGACTTGCGACGACGTTAATCACAAACATCCCAAAAGACGAGGCCACACGCGTCGCAGGATCGTAATACAGTCGCAGGAAAAATCTGGAGCGATGAGCCAAGACGGAGGTTTCAGGACGCGACCGCCTCTACCACCAAAAGGCGAGGCTCACGCTAATCCACCGCCCGTTCCGCCACCACGAAGAAATCGTAGAAACACTCAG GGAAGATCGTCGATAAATCAGGAGATTGCGAAGCAAGTTTCGTTGAACGATAAGCACGGGAGTATGAAAAGAACAAGTTCGAGTATGCAGACCAGGCCGCTGCCGTCGACGCCGAATTCATCGTCAACATTGACCTCGACGAGGTCGGCACAGTCTCTCGTTAATCCTGCGACTCCAGAGTCCTCGGGAATGGACAAAATGTCAACTCTTCAA gAACGATATCGAAGGTATCAGGAAGCTATGAGGGCTCAGGATGCCAATCGAAGAAGATTGCCGAATTCACCTCACCCGGAGAACAACAAAGACACGATGACCGTTCCCAGGCCATTGAGTCTCACGAGTCCGAGAAATAGCTTCACCGCATCACCCACTCCACCCCCACCTCCACCCAGAAACATGATGCAGTCTGCCAGCGTGTGCGATTTGTCATCACCCCATATTTGGAACCCCGCTGCTATGCAACAG GCCCAATCTGTGGCACACCTAGGGCCCAGAGGAATGCCCATGATTTGGTACCCACCGGTAAATCCTTGGGACGCACCCGTCGGAGGTTCGACCATGAGTCTAAATCATCCGCCGATCCAATGGGCCTATCCGATGGGCTACAGTTCCCAACAAATGCTCCCACCACATTATCCTGGAAATTTATCACGAGGGCACAGTCCAGCACGCAGTGTCAAATCGGGCAGACGGAGTCGAGCTCCCTCTCCTTCGCCCAGCttgaaatcaagaaaatctcTCGCTTCTCGATCTCGGTCGCGGAGATCACCGGATTCTCACTCGGACGCGAGCTCCGAAGAATCGGATGACTCGTCCGATTTTGATGATCGGCTCTCGAGAAGCTCTAGAAATCTACGACGAAACAGCCACTCTAAAAGCAGACACAGGATCTATCAGGACGACGATGACAACCGGTCTTTGGTGTCGAAAAGTCGACATGG AAAATGGCGTTCGGAGGATCGGATAAACGGCGCGGATTCGAAGCGGTGGTCCGGCAGTTCGATGGATAAGAAGCGAGATTCGAGCGTGTCATCGAGAAATTACGATTACGAGGATGTAGAATtgcgaggaggaggaggagggatgAGATCGCATCGGCAATCGGAGACGGAAGACGATCGTCGATCGCGAAACAGGGCGTCGTCGTTTAGCGAGGATTCGAGATCGTCGTTGCGAAGAAATTCCTCGGGATTGGTTGGTTCCCGTAAGTCCTCAGAGAAGTTCGATTCCCGGGAGGGACGCAATCGATCGAGGCAGCAATCAGAAACGGAAGAGGATCGTAAGTCGATCGGGCGAAGTTCAAAATTGGACGATTTAACGACGGGTACGAATTCGGAAGCCCGTAAAAACTGGTTGAAGAATGAGAACGGCAGTGGAAGAGaccgaggaagaagaagaaggagcaGCATCGAGGAGGAAGCATTGGAGCGTAGATCGGCAGTTGTGCCACGAAGCAGAGTCAACAGTTCGTCGGAGGATTACAACGAGAGAAATTCATCCTCGAGAAACGTTCGTAAGATCGACGAGGGGCTCGCTAGCTTGAACAGAAGGCCGATGTCCTCGCGGAGAAATTCGACGACAACGTCGGAGCACGAGGACGTTAGAGAAGCGATAAAAAGTCGATCTCCGGCGAGGAGCTTGAAGAAAGCACCGTCTTCGGATGAGCCGGAAGTCAAACGAGATTTACCCACGAAACCGGTCGCTGCGAGACGACAAATGCCACCGATGAGCCCACCGAAAGTTGTCAACGATCGTGAACTCGATTCGCGAAAAAATAGCAAACTTTCGAGCTCTCCGAGCCCGGTGATTGTCAATGCAGAAACGGTAAATCAATTCAAAGCCACAAAATCCTCTGCAAAATTGGATGAGAAAACGGTAGACGCGATTCGAAACGGCACCGAAATAACTGATATCAAGAAAAAGCTCTCAGAGCCTGAAGAAACGACGGATAATCTGAACGACGTTGGAGAAGAATGGCCCTGCGAACACTGCACTTTCATCAACGAGGCAAGAGAAAAAGTTTGCGCAGTTTGCTGCAAAACTCGTAGCAGCGCTTTACCGAGTCCAAGCATCGAAGACGAGCAAAACCCCCCTAACACGTCGATCTCCAATCCCAGCCCCGAACTTCGCGACAAGCCAATTGGGAGTCTCATCAAAATCTCCAACAGCGAGGAAAGCGGGGACAGTGCTAATACCGGAAATGGCAAAG AGGAATTCAGTGCTGCGAATGAGGAGTCGGAGACCGAGGAGGTTTTTGATTTTGACGAGAAGAACGACTCGAGCTTGACGGAAACAAACATTCATTCATCCTTGAACGAGGGCGCTTCgtccaaaaaaatcgaattgaaaacCACTTCGACATCGACTTCGCCTATTAGAGAAATTTTTGCGACCACGAACCAAACGTCGAGTGCTTCAAATACCGTACCATCCGGAAGTACACATCCGGAAGTTGTgcagaaaaaagatgaaactCCAGTCAATTCGTCGATTTCCCCGACCTCGAAGAGCGCTGAAAATCAAACGGGAAATGCAACTGCCAATCACGTCGCTGTTTCCATCGAGAGGGGCACCTCGCCACCTCCGCAAAGTATTTCGACCCAG ACCTACGACGTGCTGCCACTAAAATCGAACCAAAGCATGAGAAGATCAAATTTGTTTCTAAACCGTGAAGACAGCGATTCTGAG GAAGGGAGCAGATTCATTAACAGCCCGGATTTGTATCCGAGACACTCGCAGCATCAGCAACAGCATCCTCAACATCATTATCTCGTGCAACCGACCTCGTCGCATTGCACGAGGAGAAATTCCATTGATTCAACTTCGCAGCTCTATTATCATTCTAGG GAACCCAGTCAGCATAGATACGTTCCAGATACTCCGACATCCGGAATCATTCAACCAAGTTTTTCGACTATAACGCGTCAAGGACTTGAACTCGTTGAATTATTGCGGGAGGCTGAGAAGTACGGTTTTTCGGCCGACGATATTCAAGTTGCGTTAGCACAGGGCGCAACAGACCCTGTTGATTGGCTCAACAGACAGTGGCCACATCTCATCGAGACTGTCCAAGTATTGGTGACAACAAGAGGCAAAGAAATGCCCGACAGTGCGGATGACGTCGGGATTCTTAGCCCTGGTGAGGCCAAAGAATACTTGAGACTGTCAAAAGGCGATGTGTGGTCAGCTGTCGCTCGAGCTATCCAACAGAGGCAGAGAAAA tgCGCAGACATTATGACTAGAGGTAACTTCACGATGATCGAGGTCGTCAAAGCTCTTAACGACAACGCCGGTAACGAGGAAGCCGCGTTGTTGGagttacaaaaaaatcaattgaaaccGTTTTTAATGAGAATTTGGGGGCCACCTTCGGGGGTGGAGAATGAAGAGGCTGCACCTCGGTTGG ATGCAGCTGTTGCGATCGGTGATTTAACACCAGAAATTGGGGAACGCGTACCGGACGGATCGGATAAGGAAGCGAAGAAGCAGGTAATGTCTTCCGTAGTTGATGATTTCGTGGCGTTGCAGGCGAGCTTTCAACAGCAACTGAGGAGGCCGAGCGACGAATCGAGCCGTTTGTCGAAAGGTGATGCGTCGACAGCGAGCCTCGGTAATAATCCGAACGATTTATTCAGCAGCAACTGCGATAGAAACAATGTTTCTGAAACGACTAAACTTTCGAGCTCGACGACGAACGAAATGGTCGTTGCCAAGGCGCTCGAGACTGCAACGAAAAGTACATCGGTCACCGTGAAAACTCAAGAGAAACAGGACGTTGGCAGTGTCCAGAATGACGAACTACGATCGACCATCGTCGCCGACGAAATCAACGATACCAAACAAACTCCAAGTGACGATTCGGAAATCCAAGGTCCCATAAAAAACGAGACATCCAACATTGATAGAggcgaaaaaataatgaggatTACCCAAGAGCCGTTGAACGAGCTCAAAACTGATGCCCCGTCGGCTCAATCGACAATTTCGATCGATAATGTTGATAAAACTAAGTCTGTCGATCAAGTAACGGTCGAACAATTATTATCTGCCGTTAAGGGTCTCCCAGAGCAGCTGATTGGACCTCTGACCGTAGCGTTGCAGGGCATCTCGCCAAAAAATGTTGCGGACACTGCGCCGATTCCGACGTCCGCTCTAAgcgcgaatgaaaaatcggaaaatCTCGAAGTACCTAAGAATGACGATTCGATTGAGAAACCGATggaaaatcaatcattttCCGTAGGTGACGATGATCCCTCGAAAAACACGGCGATCGAACAATCCCGATTAACTAATAACGACGAAATCGACAGAAATCGAGAAATAgcggaaaaagttgaaaaaatcgagtcaGCGAACAAGACG ACAAACGGGACGAAGGTTGAATCAACGATGACGAAACGTAGCGagatttatttcgaaacttCCGTTCCTAAGGTTAAAGTAGAATCTTTGACGGAAACGATCGTCCCGATAACTAAAGCCTTTGAAACGAATGGAATTGGTTCGACTACCGATAAGATTGATCCCAGTAGGTTGACCGAAAATGTAGAAAATGTCGTTCCTGATATCAACGTTGAAACGTTGACCCGGACAATTATCCCGATGGTAGCAGCCCAAAGTGACAAAGAAAACTACGAAAATATTGGAAGGCCCAATTTAAATGAGTTCGTCCAAGAGATTGAGTCCATTTCTGAGATTAATTTAGGGtcgttgaacaaaaaaatagtgagTACGGAGAAAGCTTTGTATCGGAAAGACATTAACGAAAGTATTGAAGATGTCAAACCCAATAATGTTTCTGAGAACACGGAGAACGCTGATACCGAAGTGGGAACGGTATCTCCGAGTCAAAAAATTATCCCAACAGTAGGAGCTGGTCAGACAGTATTTCATTTGGAAAGCGAGCAAGTTGAGACGAATAATAAccctgaaaaaattgtaatcggTTCATTTgccgaagaaaaaactttaggAATAACccaaatcgatgaaaaacttGTATCCGAGCCTGAAAACTTTAGCTCCATAAACGCTTGCGCGAATGAATTCGGTCCAAGAGTTGCAGATTCTTTGCGCGAAGATCCAGCTCTGTCTGGTCGATGCCCCACCACGAGTCTTGCCCATACCTTCGAATTGAAGGTCACTGGTTCCCCAACCGTAGCGGTGAACGATTGTCCTCCCTCCTGTTCTGAAAAACCTTTCGAGATTAGAGCCGAACTTCCGCGTAAAGAGACTCCAAAGTCGTTCCCCAGCGACAGAAGCCTTAAGCTCCAGAAGCCTCTTTCAAAAGCAATGTGCCACGTGAAATCGAGACCGCGTTCTCCgatcaaacgatttttcacgaaaagagTGCCCATTAGATCGATCAAAAAGTCCGTTCCGGTTACGAGGAAAGTTGCGGTCTTGTACGGCAGTTTACCAAAAAACACAGCAACCACGAAAGCGAAAGAAGCGGCTGAGCAAATAACTAAAAATTCGTCGACGGTCAATAAAACTCTTGAAGAAAGTAAGTCAAGGGTCCCCGAACCAAAATCGCTGGCATCGAAGGGTCCCGAGGTGCCTGGAACTTCGAAAGTCCCTAAGAAATTAATTGAAGTAACGAAAGCAGGCAGCGATCGACTGGCTACGAAAAACACGCCGGAAGATTCGAAGACCAAATGCACTGAATCAGACGTCGCGAAAGCAAAAGTCCaaacgatcgagaaaaaaacaacaaatattCCCACGAAGATCGCGCGTGAAGGAGAAGAATCTGCGAATGCGAAAACGCAATCAGCtgagaaaacgaagaaaacgaacCCTGTTGGATCGCCCCCCAAAAGTCGAGCAGCCTCAAAGATTCCGGTCTTCAAGGGCACGCCAAAAGTTGCTGCTCAAAACGTCTCGGTCGCCAGTCAAAAATACATTAACGTCAGAGTCTCAGAACCGCCCAAAGCGTCGGGGTCAACATTACGAATGGTCAAACGAATATCGCCACCGAAGAAACCGGTTGCAGGACCACTGGCCGTTCGTCAGATTATCATACACGAGAATGTCAACGGTATCGAAAAAGTCCAAACTCTCGGGGTCAAAGTAACTGATGAGCGATTGGTCGACGCTgagaattcgaaaaacattAAATTGGCGTCATCCACGCCTGTCGAAAATCCTGTTGGCGGAGTTGATCGCCCCACTGCGAAGGatgatcttgaaaaaatagcAGAATCGCGGGACCCCAAACAGGAAGAAAATCGTGCAGCCTCCGAGGTATCCGAGGCGATAGAAAACTGTCAGGACGACTCGGAGGCTTCCGAGTACTCGGAAGCCGAAGATATTTTGCCAGCTGAGACCCTTGAAATTGACGAATCAGAAGATTCCGAAGGTCACAGCGTAATATCAGAAATTTCGCGAAATTCTAGTGAGCAAGACTCCAGCGACGACATCACGGACGCGGAGTTGATGCTCCAAAAAACATTAGACGgtataaaatctgttctatcgGACAGCGAGTCCGAGGAACACAGTGGGGCAGAGGACCGCTCCGAAGGGGACGAAAACTCGGAAGATGCCGAAGAGTATTCGGAGAGCGACGAAGCCGAAGCGGTCTCTGGCAGCGATTCTGAAATTTACGAAGACCAAGAAGAAATAgaacgagaggaagagaatGAGGAGGAAGCTGAAAAGGCGGAAGATGAAGAGGAGGAGAGAAGCGAAGAGAGCGAATCTGTGGAGGAGCTGCCATCAGTGATAGAAATATTGATAGCCGACCGAGCTCCGAAAACGGAGGAAGCTGAGATGAGACATGAAACTGAAGAAGTACCCGGTGAAagcaaaaatcaaaaagatcGCCCGGACGTTCCCGAGAGCTCTTCGAAGAAGCAAAATTTCGAGCAATCCGCGAACGTCGAAACAGCCAAAACGAAAATCATTCAGAAAGCAAAGCTCGCTAATGGCAAAACCGTGAAAGGCCTCAGAGTCAGCGAGCCTGAAGtaatcgtcgaaaaaaaaataccgacGAAGCGTTTCTCGATCGTTGCAAGTTACGTTCAACAATTTGAGGGCGAAATACCACGAGTAGAGAAGACAAATACGACCAAGATTCCTGAGCTCAAGCCGGATAACTCTCCCAAAAACGAGAGGGAG AGAACAGCGAGACGTCTACTCGCGGAGGGACGAGTTTCGAACTACGACGAAGCGGAAATTGCCGCGAGTTTGCTCATCCTCGACTTCAATGACAACGAAGCAATCCAagcggcgaaggaatgcccgAGCGTCGAATCGGCCATTGCGTTTTTGCAACAGGAGTGCGAACTTTGCACGGGACGATTTGCAGTCAGTCGG aTGATTTCGATGCTGAAATGCATCCATCGTTGCTGCAACGATTGTGCGAAAAATTACTTCACGATACAAATAAGCGACCGTAACATAATGGACGCCGTTTGTCCGTTTTGCAAAGAGCCCGATCTCAAGGACGCGAGCGAAGACGATGTTCTCGAGTACTTCAGTATCCTCGACATTCAACTCAAGTCGTTGCTAGATCCACCGATCCATGAGCTCTTTCAGAGAAAATTGCGAGACAGAACGCTCATGAAAGATCCGAATTTCAAATGGTGTGCTCAG TGCTCTAGCGGATTTTATGCAAATCCGAATCAGAAGCGCTTAATCTGCCCTGACTGCCAGTCCGTGACCTGTGCATTTTGCAGACGGCCG TGGGAGAAACAACACGAGGGCACAACTTGTGAACAATTTGCGGCATGGAAGGATGAAAACGATCCTGATAATCAAGCAGCTGGTCTAGCCAAACACATGGACGACAATGGGATCGATTGTCCCAAGTGCAAGTTCCGTTATTCCCTGTCACGTGGAG gCTGCATGCACTTCACCTGCAATCAGTGCAAGTACGAGTTTTGTTGTGGTTGCGGTAAATCGTTTTTGATGGGTGCGAAATGTTCGGTCAGCCCGTACTGTGCGAAACTCGGTCTGCACGCGCATCATCCGCGAAATTGTCTTTTTTATCTCCGCGACAAAGAGCCCGCACAGTTGCAACGACTTCTGCACGAAAATGGAATCGAGTATGACACGACGAATCCAACGTCCGAACGAAAGTGCAAAATTCAACTTCAGAAAGAAACGCCGACCGGTGTCGTCGACGCTGTATGCAATCTGGACGTTGTCGAGGATCACGCTGGATTGTGCAG GCAGCACTACATTGAATACTTGACGGGCCTGGTGCTCAAAGGAAAATTGGACCCGGTTGGGATCTTTGATTTGAACGACGCCAAGCAAGAGTTGCGCCGACGGGGAAAAGTGCCACCTGTTAAGG GTGGTGCAAAAAGAAATACCTTTGGAATGATCATGAGACCAGAAGAAAGGAAACCGATTGCTGGGACTCACGTTTAG